The following are encoded together in the Salinibacterium sp. UTAS2018 genome:
- the hpf gene encoding ribosome hibernation-promoting factor, HPF/YfiA family has product MEITVNGRNVGVTDRFREYAIEKSEKVSHLAEKAIAFEIKVTRHHETKGSSGDDRVELTLIGPGPLVRAESAGSDKYVAFDLAMAKLIERIRQSKDRKKVHRGNHRPTSLREASAGGFAVVDITPASPEVIEKVATGAVPIQDEAPEPGDEDYSPVVIRRKVFPSSHMTVEEALDHMELVGHDFFLFVDSQTDRPSVVYRRKGWDYGVIGLEEEADDAVQGGRSRKRKAANG; this is encoded by the coding sequence GTGGAAATCACCGTCAACGGACGAAATGTAGGAGTCACGGATCGTTTCCGTGAGTACGCGATCGAAAAGTCTGAAAAGGTCTCTCACTTGGCCGAGAAGGCGATCGCCTTCGAGATCAAAGTGACGCGACACCACGAAACCAAAGGTTCCAGTGGAGACGACCGTGTCGAGTTGACGTTGATCGGACCAGGGCCGCTTGTTCGAGCGGAATCTGCTGGTTCAGATAAGTATGTTGCTTTTGATCTGGCTATGGCGAAGCTCATTGAGCGCATTCGCCAGTCGAAAGATCGCAAGAAGGTTCACCGCGGAAACCACCGCCCCACGTCACTCCGTGAGGCGAGCGCCGGTGGATTCGCTGTTGTCGACATCACGCCCGCTAGTCCCGAAGTGATCGAAAAGGTTGCGACCGGAGCGGTGCCGATTCAGGATGAGGCGCCGGAGCCCGGCGACGAGGACTACTCGCCCGTCGTTATCCGACGCAAGGTATTCCCCTCGAGTCACATGACAGTAGAGGAGGCTCTTGATCACATGGAGCTGGTGGGCCACGACTTCTTCCTCTTTGTCGATAGCCAAACCGACCGTCCGAGCGTCGTGTATCGCCGCAAGGGCTGGGATTACGGCGTAATTGGTCTCGAAGAAGAGGCCGACGACGCGGTTCAGGGTGGTCGCTCGCGCAA
- a CDS encoding ComF family protein, producing MTPSQQPHDDDKRAWWHGALIDALRDAWALLMPVECAGCERVDRALCDECARRLVAQPSIHSTPQHLAVHYALRYEGRARRVLLAFKNHHRTDLARALSASFLPALLQAIDAASSSDPATHPVQIVAVPSSRGAFRTRGYHPMALILRAAGVRHARVLRVAQETRSQKLLSAQQRASNVHGAFIATHSLAGIRVIIVDDVLTTGATIDEAARAISAAGATVVGAATIGFTPRRLTVRDIASGEGYGMEKGAK from the coding sequence ATGACGCCCTCACAGCAGCCTCACGACGACGACAAGCGAGCGTGGTGGCACGGAGCCCTCATCGACGCTCTCCGCGACGCCTGGGCGCTCCTGATGCCCGTGGAGTGCGCCGGCTGCGAGCGGGTCGACCGTGCTCTGTGTGATGAGTGTGCGCGCCGCTTAGTGGCGCAGCCGAGCATCCACTCGACTCCGCAGCACCTCGCCGTGCACTACGCCCTGCGATACGAAGGGCGGGCACGCCGGGTGCTGCTGGCCTTCAAGAATCATCACCGCACCGATCTCGCGCGAGCCCTGTCGGCATCGTTCCTGCCGGCGTTACTGCAAGCGATCGATGCGGCGTCATCGTCAGACCCGGCAACGCACCCTGTTCAGATCGTTGCCGTGCCGAGCAGCCGCGGAGCCTTCCGCACGCGGGGGTATCACCCGATGGCACTCATACTCCGCGCGGCGGGAGTGCGCCACGCCCGGGTGTTAAGAGTTGCCCAAGAAACTCGCAGCCAAAAATTGCTGAGCGCGCAACAGCGCGCCAGCAACGTTCACGGCGCGTTCATCGCGACGCATTCTCTCGCTGGCATCCGCGTAATCATTGTGGATGACGTGCTCACGACGGGTGCCACGATCGATGAAGCGGCGAGAGCAATTTCCGCTGCGGGCGCAACAGTTGTGGGTGCTGCAACCATCGGGTTCACTCCAAGAAGGCTGACGGTTCGTGACATTGCCAGCGGCGAGGGCTACGGTATGGAAAAGGGCGCGAAATAG